In Leptospira stimsonii, a single window of DNA contains:
- a CDS encoding LysM peptidoglycan-binding domain-containing M23 family metallopeptidase translates to MIRSLRYPIGMISVILAVIFFENPIHSRQKSELLRNLDYNNQSIKRLREDVKNNLRISVSNLERSELTSLEFYRYVVKKEDNFFKIMARTGMDIDTLSSVNSLSSPYDIYPGMELMIPNMRGIYDSDEKDNSPSVQKKLSKKYNLAEKFVSYDETRGMWFIPGKGLPKEERSFFYGMAFFRPLGDEGIISSRFGKRRDPFTRKETFHGGLDIAAEEGTAVFASADGEVSFSDKKGGYGNLVVLNHRLGYETLYGHLSSISVKPGEKVRKGQKIGEVGQTGRATGNHLHFEVRRFNQRQRPVFRDHA, encoded by the coding sequence ATGATACGATCTCTCAGGTATCCAATCGGAATGATTAGCGTGATCCTCGCGGTTATTTTTTTCGAGAATCCAATCCACTCCCGTCAGAAATCGGAACTTCTTCGAAATCTCGATTATAACAACCAATCCATCAAACGCCTCAGGGAAGACGTAAAGAACAACCTTCGAATTTCAGTCTCCAATTTAGAAAGATCGGAACTGACCTCTCTTGAATTCTATCGATACGTAGTGAAGAAAGAAGACAATTTCTTCAAGATCATGGCAAGAACGGGAATGGACATCGATACCCTTTCTTCCGTAAATAGCCTTTCTTCACCTTACGATATTTATCCGGGAATGGAACTCATGATTCCGAACATGCGCGGAATTTATGATTCGGACGAAAAAGATAACTCGCCTTCCGTTCAGAAAAAACTTTCCAAAAAATACAATCTCGCTGAGAAGTTTGTAAGCTACGACGAAACCAGAGGAATGTGGTTCATTCCTGGTAAAGGACTTCCGAAAGAAGAAAGGTCTTTTTTCTATGGAATGGCCTTTTTTCGTCCGCTTGGCGACGAAGGAATTATTTCTTCTCGATTCGGCAAAAGAAGAGATCCGTTCACGAGAAAAGAAACCTTTCACGGAGGACTGGATATCGCCGCCGAGGAAGGAACGGCCGTTTTTGCATCCGCTGACGGTGAAGTTTCTTTCTCCGATAAAAAAGGCGGTTACGGCAATTTGGTCGTGTTGAATCATAGGCTCGGCTATGAAACGTTATACGGTCATTTAAGTTCGATTTCAGTGAAACCCGGTGAAAAAGTTCGGAAAGGTCAAAAGATCGGAGAGGTCGGTCAAACGGGAAGGGCCACGGGTAATCATTTGCACTTTGAAGTGAGACGATTCAACCAAAGGCAAAGACCGGTTTTTAGAGATCATGCTTAA
- a CDS encoding CPBP family intramembrane glutamic endopeptidase, giving the protein MLVTETPDPMESLETTGNPKNKPFEPVFIAFQQLIVLILGTYVLLPLIATSVVITVLISKELPNDFPYLDKETQTEIYKETTEKFQKEIQTDTKQIYQRYIEVMVKEKPWLLIVDRLIWALCFILPAYFILGRFFKAEYSNLSDPFTLKTMFTGAGLGALVFLFVIVFGFFLTKIFGKQTPNEFQEILFREMKGNRSLLLWALYSVGLITGIVEEVFFRGFCLKQFQAKGLEMPGLLFTSVVFGLVHYSGQSSVSVPILLSFVGMFFGLFYLRTGNIWYSISAHVSYNSIMLLIAFIKGGDIQ; this is encoded by the coding sequence ATGCTTGTAACCGAGACTCCCGATCCAATGGAATCCTTAGAAACTACCGGTAACCCGAAAAACAAACCGTTCGAACCGGTATTTATTGCATTTCAGCAACTTATCGTTTTGATTCTCGGAACCTATGTTCTTCTTCCGTTAATCGCCACCTCGGTCGTAATTACGGTCTTGATTTCCAAAGAACTACCGAACGACTTTCCGTATTTGGACAAAGAGACTCAGACGGAAATTTATAAGGAAACAACGGAAAAATTTCAAAAGGAAATTCAAACCGATACGAAGCAGATCTATCAACGTTATATCGAGGTTATGGTTAAGGAAAAACCTTGGTTATTGATCGTTGATCGATTAATTTGGGCTCTTTGTTTTATTCTTCCGGCTTACTTCATACTTGGACGTTTTTTCAAAGCGGAGTATTCCAATTTGAGCGATCCATTTACTCTAAAGACGATGTTTACGGGTGCCGGGCTGGGAGCCTTGGTCTTTTTGTTCGTAATCGTCTTCGGATTTTTTCTCACCAAAATTTTTGGGAAACAAACGCCGAATGAATTTCAAGAAATTCTTTTTAGAGAGATGAAAGGGAATCGTTCCCTGTTACTCTGGGCTTTGTACAGCGTAGGATTGATCACAGGAATCGTCGAAGAAGTATTCTTTAGAGGCTTTTGCCTCAAACAGTTTCAAGCGAAAGGTTTGGAGATGCCGGGTCTGTTGTTCACCTCCGTGGTGTTCGGACTCGTACATTATAGCGGCCAATCATCTGTGAGTGTTCCGATCTTATTGAGTTTTGTGGGAATGTTCTTCGGGCTTTTCTATCTAAGAACCGGAAACATTTGGTATTCGATCTCCGCACATGTTAGTTATAATTCCATCATGCTTTTGATCGCGTTTATCAAAGGAGGAGATATTCAGTGA